In Phycisphaerae bacterium RAS2, the DNA window AGCAGGCCAAGCACGATGATGGCAAAGGCGATGCGGTAGTCCGCGCCCCATTGTGAACCGGGAGCGATCGTGGCGATGTGCGGGCAGAGAAGCAGGACGGCGACGAGGCCGAAATTGGACGGATTGAAGAAATGCCCGGTGCCATTGCGCACGAGGTACTTCGAAAGGATGCCCCAGGTCGCGGCGACGACGTAGATCCGCCAGTCGTAGCTTTCGAGCAGAATTCCGATGGAGAGGGCCGTGAGGTAGGCGCTGATCGGCACGAGAATCTCGCGCCGGCGCACGAGGGCAACAAGGAAGTCAATCCCGCATGCGGTCAGCAGGGTGATGCCCAGGCGGAACGGATCTCGGTTGAAGTAATAGACGGTCGCGCCGAGAACGACCCAAAGCGTCTGCGCTGCGGCGACGGTGATGCGCGGGTCCTTGATGCTTGGAATCACAAACGTAAGACCGTGCCGTGCGACATCGGAGCCGGGGCGTGTCGCTCCGGTGGTGGGCGTGCGGTGAACATCGGTAGCATGATCGGCGGCGGATTGCTTACCGTCGTCTCGATTGTTTGCGCAATAGGCTCGTTGGATGGCGTCGTTCACGGCGTGCTCCACATCATTCGCAGATCGGTCATCGGCGCGTCCAGCTCTGCACGGGCGCGGTCCAGTTCGGCCTCGAGGTCGTCCAGCACGGTTTCATCCCGCCACGCATAGCGGCGGCGAACGGCCTGCTGAATTGCATCGTCGCGGCACAAGTTCTGCGCGATCTGCCACCACGAGCGGGCGTTCTGCGAGCGGCCGATCTTTACGTACGCATCGCCCAGCGCAATAGCCAGGGTCGCCTGCAGCTTCGTCGAGCCGACGTTGAACTTTCGGCCGACAGCGATGCAGCGGGCGATGTCTTGCGCCGCGGCATCGGGCGGCGTCTTGTCGGCCTCGGGCCAGACGAGCCGCGCGGGTCGGTGCAGGTGGTTCAATCCTCGCGCGAAGAGCGCCGGGACGTAATACGGACTGGCGGCCGTCGATTCCTTGCCGGTTGAATCAGCGCCTTCGAGCACGGCGGTCAACTCGCGCACGCTTTCAACGCTGGCGGGGGCTTTGACCTCCAGCGAGGGGAAGAGCAGCATTTCATCAACCCACGCGAGGGCGAGGGCAAGTCGCGTTTCGCGCGATGGATGATCCTTCGCCAGCTTTTCAAGGGGCGCGATCGGCTGCGTTTCGAGGTATGCGGGAAAGACGGAACTGACCGCGCCGGTCGCCGCAACCGGCGAAGCGGACGTGCGGCGCGCGTCGGCTAGCGCGGCTCGCCGAAGTTTGAAGCACTCCATCCGATAGGCGTTGGAGAGCACGAGGTTGTCGGGGTCGAGCAACAGTCCGCTGTGCATCGCGGCAAGACCCTCTTCCGGCCGGCCGCTTCGAATCAATTGCAAGCCCCGGTGAACGCGTTGAGCCGCGCCGCTCAAGGGTGATTTGGCGGCGCCGCCTCGATCGCTTGCGCGATCGGCTCCTTGGTTCGCGCGAGCACCTTCGTCAGAGCCGGGGCGTGTCGCGCCGGTGACTGCTTGCGCGGCGCCCTGTGGAGCGAGCAAGGCCTTGTCGAGCTGCGCCATCGCGTCGAGATCTTCCAGCCCCGTCGCATCGAGTGCGAGATCGCGCGGCACGCTCGGCAGATCAAGAAGGCCCACGCGCGACCAGGCGAATGCGCCGACGCCGGCGGCG includes these proteins:
- the rsxD gene encoding Electron transport complex subunit RsxD; this encodes MNDAIQRAYCANNRDDGKQSAADHATDVHRTPTTGATRPGSDVARHGLTFVIPSIKDPRITVAAAQTLWVVLGATVYYFNRDPFRLGITLLTACGIDFLVALVRRREILVPISAYLTALSIGILLESYDWRIYVVAATWGILSKYLVRNGTGHFFNPSNFGLVAVLLLCPHIATIAPGSQWGADYRIAFAIIVLGLLMMKRIRRLDLALAWIGGYVFMSFVRMALGQGGMVFALGPMTGAEFALFTFVMLPDPKASPPTPRGRVLWGLSIALLDGVMRYMEIRYSMFYALFILCATLPILRWAAARSGLTEREVWKHWRIQLGDRAATPATINAAEPA